In the Deinococcus yavapaiensis KR-236 genome, one interval contains:
- the fabG gene encoding 3-oxoacyl-[acyl-carrier-protein] reductase has product MTTERRVALVTGASRGLGRAMAVRLAEAGFDVAVHYGRSDVEAQAVAQEARALGVRAEVFGADLSQPANAGKLVEDVIAAMGGLYGLVNNAGITRDTLAVRMKDDDWDAVLDTNLTAAFHAARAAIKHMMRARTGRIVNISSVVGLTGNPGQANYVASKAGLIGLTKALAKEYGGRGITVNAVAPGFIESDMTAALPENVQKTYLGSIPLGRFGQPRDVANVVAFLLSAEAAYVTGQTIGVDGGLNPH; this is encoded by the coding sequence ATGACGACCGAACGAAGAGTCGCCCTCGTCACGGGCGCGAGCCGAGGACTGGGACGCGCGATGGCGGTGCGACTCGCCGAGGCGGGCTTCGACGTCGCCGTGCACTACGGCCGTTCGGACGTCGAGGCGCAAGCGGTCGCGCAAGAAGCGCGCGCTCTCGGCGTGCGCGCCGAGGTCTTCGGCGCCGATCTCTCGCAACCGGCCAACGCCGGGAAGCTCGTCGAGGACGTCATCGCGGCGATGGGCGGCTTGTACGGCCTCGTGAACAACGCGGGCATCACCCGCGATACCCTCGCCGTTCGCATGAAAGACGACGACTGGGACGCCGTCCTCGACACCAACCTCACGGCCGCCTTCCATGCCGCGCGCGCCGCCATCAAGCACATGATGCGCGCACGGACGGGCCGCATCGTCAACATCTCCTCGGTCGTGGGCCTCACGGGCAATCCCGGCCAAGCGAACTACGTGGCGAGCAAGGCGGGCTTGATCGGCCTCACGAAAGCCCTCGCCAAGGAGTACGGCGGGCGCGGCATCACCGTCAACGCCGTCGCGCCCGGCTTCATCGAATCCGATATGACGGCCGCCTTGCCCGAGAACGTCCAGAAGACTTATCTCGGCTCGATTCCCCTCGGGCGCTTCGGGCAACCTCGCGACGTCGCCAACGTCGTGGCCTTCCTGCTTTCGGCGGAAGCGGCGTACGTGACCGGCCAAACGATCGGCGTCGACGGAGGTCTCAACCCGCACTGA
- the fabD gene encoding ACP S-malonyltransferase codes for MNIAALFPGQNSHAVGMGGDVAAAFDVAGDVFSTTESVLPGLTALMANGPLPELTLTANQQPALVAASVAAYRAWRAATGLTPAFAAGHSLGEYSALVASGTLDLASALRLTRKRGELMQEAVPEGVGAMAAVLNADLGIIREACASAGGVCEIANLNAPSQTVISGEKSAVATASATLKGAGARVIPLKVSAPFHCSLMWPARERLTPDLRDADLGEMTFPVLSNVLADVVTNVRDVPGLLARQITESVRWVETLQRLHELGTDTYVEFGPGTVLKGLVERTLPGATVYNVHTPADIEAFNIRMEEHA; via the coding sequence GTGAACATCGCCGCTCTCTTTCCTGGCCAGAATTCCCACGCGGTCGGCATGGGCGGCGACGTCGCCGCCGCCTTCGACGTCGCGGGCGACGTCTTCTCCACGACCGAGTCCGTCCTGCCCGGCCTGACCGCACTCATGGCGAACGGTCCCCTGCCCGAACTCACCCTCACGGCCAATCAGCAACCCGCCCTCGTCGCGGCGAGCGTCGCCGCATACCGCGCGTGGCGCGCCGCCACCGGCCTCACGCCCGCGTTCGCCGCGGGGCACAGCCTCGGCGAGTACTCCGCGCTCGTCGCGTCGGGTACCCTCGATCTCGCGTCCGCCTTGCGCCTCACGCGCAAACGCGGCGAGCTCATGCAAGAAGCCGTGCCAGAAGGCGTGGGCGCCATGGCGGCCGTTCTGAACGCCGATCTCGGCATCATTCGCGAAGCGTGCGCGTCGGCGGGCGGCGTGTGCGAAATCGCCAACCTCAATGCCCCCTCGCAAACCGTCATCAGCGGCGAGAAGAGCGCCGTGGCGACGGCGAGCGCCACGCTCAAGGGCGCGGGAGCGCGCGTCATTCCCCTCAAGGTCAGCGCGCCCTTCCACTGCTCGCTGATGTGGCCCGCCCGCGAGCGCCTCACGCCCGATCTACGCGACGCCGACCTTGGCGAGATGACCTTCCCGGTCTTGTCGAACGTCCTCGCCGACGTCGTGACGAACGTACGCGACGTTCCGGGCCTGCTCGCGCGGCAGATCACCGAGAGCGTCCGCTGGGTCGAAACGTTGCAGCGTTTGCACGAGCTCGGCACGGACACCTACGTCGAATTCGGGCCGGGCACCGTGCTCAAAGGGCTCGTGGAACGTACCTTGCCCGGCGCGACCGTTTACAACGTCCACACGCCCGCCGACATCGAGGCGTTCAACATTCGCATGGAGGAACACGCATGA
- a CDS encoding beta-ketoacyl-ACP synthase III gives MAIGITALGAYAPDRVLTNAELERMLDTTDEWIVSRTGIRERHISADDEFASTMGVRAVHDLVRRVPNALEGVDLVVCATSSPDALFPSTAALVAGEVGLAGVGAFDLSCACSGFVYACASAQGFIAGGIAKKVLVIGAETLSKIVDWSDRGSCILFGDGAGAAILEEVPEGYGFRSVVLGADSAGGPSLYMRAVADRIPGVERMSDKTGMNGREVFKFAVRVLGDSGQQALDKAGLTSGQVDWLIPHQANSRIIDAARQRFGIPEEKVVVNVERYGNTSTASIPLALCEALDDGRIRDGDELLLVAFGGGLSWSASCLRWYTPKQEGLA, from the coding sequence ATGGCAATCGGAATCACCGCACTTGGCGCGTACGCTCCCGACCGCGTCCTCACGAACGCGGAGCTCGAACGGATGCTCGACACCACCGACGAGTGGATCGTCTCCCGCACGGGCATTCGCGAACGGCACATCTCGGCGGACGACGAGTTCGCAAGCACCATGGGCGTGCGCGCCGTGCACGACCTCGTCCGCCGCGTTCCGAACGCCCTCGAGGGCGTAGACCTCGTCGTGTGCGCCACGAGTAGCCCGGACGCGCTCTTTCCGAGCACCGCCGCCCTCGTCGCGGGCGAAGTCGGCCTGGCGGGCGTCGGCGCGTTCGACCTCTCGTGCGCCTGCAGCGGCTTCGTGTACGCCTGCGCGAGCGCCCAAGGCTTCATCGCGGGCGGCATCGCGAAGAAGGTGCTCGTGATCGGCGCGGAAACCCTCAGCAAAATCGTCGATTGGAGCGACCGCGGCAGCTGCATCCTCTTCGGAGACGGCGCGGGCGCCGCCATCCTCGAGGAAGTGCCCGAGGGGTACGGCTTTCGGTCCGTCGTTCTCGGCGCCGACTCGGCGGGCGGGCCTTCTTTGTACATGAGGGCCGTCGCCGACCGCATTCCCGGCGTCGAGCGCATGTCCGACAAGACGGGCATGAACGGCCGTGAAGTCTTCAAGTTCGCCGTGCGCGTGCTCGGCGACTCCGGTCAGCAAGCGCTGGACAAGGCGGGCTTGACGTCGGGCCAAGTCGACTGGCTCATTCCCCACCAAGCCAACAGCCGCATCATCGACGCGGCTCGGCAGCGCTTCGGCATTCCCGAGGAGAAGGTCGTCGTGAACGTCGAGCGCTACGGCAACACCTCGACCGCAAGCATTCCCCTCGCCTTGTGCGAAGCGCTCGACGACGGTCGTATTCGCGACGGAGACGAACTTCTGCTCGTAGCCTTCGGAGGCGGCTTGTCGTGGAGCGCGAGTTGTCTGCGCTGGTACACGCCGAAGCAAGAAGGCCTCGCGTGA
- the pfkA gene encoding 6-phosphofructokinase: MKRIGVLTSGGDAPGMNAAVRAVVRAATHLGMEVVGIRRGFQGLYQGDMRLLGPRDVANTIQRGGTILLTARSEVWRTPEGRAEGARHLREWGIDGLVVIGGDGSFHGAHFLSQEHGVKVIGVPGTIDNDLYGTDHTIGYFTAVETALAAVDKLRDTAASHERIFVVEVMGRHAGHIALDVAVAGGAEEVFLPEEDMPVTSVVDVINESVKKGKASSIIIVAEGYPGGAMAVSKAINEGTGLETRVSILGHIQRGGTPVSSDRILASRLGEAAVQALADDVSGVMVGRNNGIIAFTPLEETWARRKEISRDLYRCAKTLSV, translated from the coding sequence ATGAAACGAATTGGAGTGTTGACGTCGGGCGGCGACGCGCCCGGAATGAACGCCGCCGTGCGCGCCGTCGTGCGGGCGGCGACGCACCTCGGTATGGAAGTGGTCGGGATTCGGCGCGGTTTTCAAGGACTTTACCAAGGAGACATGCGTCTGCTCGGCCCGCGTGACGTCGCGAATACCATTCAGCGTGGCGGCACGATTTTGTTGACGGCGCGCTCGGAAGTGTGGCGCACGCCCGAAGGGCGCGCGGAGGGCGCGCGCCACCTGCGCGAATGGGGCATCGACGGCCTCGTCGTGATCGGCGGGGACGGCAGCTTTCACGGAGCGCACTTCCTGTCGCAAGAGCACGGCGTCAAGGTCATCGGCGTGCCCGGCACGATCGACAACGATCTGTACGGCACGGACCACACCATCGGGTACTTCACGGCCGTCGAGACGGCGCTCGCGGCGGTCGACAAGCTGCGCGACACGGCGGCGTCGCACGAGCGCATCTTCGTCGTGGAGGTGATGGGCCGTCACGCGGGCCACATCGCCCTGGACGTCGCCGTCGCCGGGGGCGCTGAGGAAGTCTTCTTGCCCGAAGAGGACATGCCGGTGACGAGCGTCGTGGACGTCATCAACGAGAGCGTCAAGAAGGGCAAGGCGAGCTCGATCATCATCGTCGCCGAGGGTTATCCGGGCGGCGCGATGGCCGTCAGCAAGGCGATCAACGAGGGCACGGGTTTGGAAACGCGCGTGTCGATTCTCGGTCACATTCAGCGCGGCGGCACGCCCGTCAGCAGCGACCGCATTCTCGCGTCGCGTCTTGGCGAAGCGGCCGTGCAAGCGCTCGCCGACGACGTGTCGGGCGTCATGGTGGGCCGCAACAACGGCATCATCGCGTTCACGCCGCTCGAGGAGACGTGGGCGCGCCGCAAGGAGATCAGCCGCGACTTGTACCGCTGCGCGAAGACGCTGAGCGTCTGA